In a genomic window of Penaeus vannamei isolate JL-2024 chromosome 10, ASM4276789v1, whole genome shotgun sequence:
- the LOC113804659 gene encoding KICSTOR subunit 2 isoform X1 produces the protein MDILKWLRNTRTHEVAEMASTHQSDHEEMVLQALMLHFTNFNFDKAKDQAEKERDMSRGVGSSMWQSLLTCIAQLAIAEKLYMNLSFLTSKGFLRKESSVRANFESLSIEFGELEKRNFETSNIRGSNARCSNAKTSNGNNAGNETANPGSPGSPGSLGNPGNLGNPGSPVSDGLLEHICSHLVLFTKARLQMIAFYERMVGSSMDRLMNFDELLAHVTDISMNNSRNFHHPLLTPLKTSFTYECDILMHLLRSQIEMQFWRFFPSLLHLHDAHTKLNTWHAVVQSKETKKYGFGSNFLKSSPLPPLYQWLWQAKAAFVSKYSLYFHETLAAQSSPADMKGLISRQGQACDYVSKIQSFQRRSDAASVCLVFEAAGVEDYQGAGYHHPQESLSPPKGLDSYPAIFSYPPTKPLDRWPSIVMRVSDRSNEFTLMDRVVHFFDQQIGSTYFLCRVEPRITIVVIFDTKKSEKDNYIKDFVYDLAMQLRGNKVFQNLKPK, from the exons ATGGATATTCTGAAATGGCTGAGAAATACGCGTACTCATG AAGTTGCTGAAATGGCCTCCACGCACCAGTCTGACCATGAAGAGATGGTTTTGCAAGCCTTGATGCTCCATTTCACTAACTTCAACTTCGATAAGGCTAAAGATCAGGCA GAAAAGGAGCGTGACATGAGTAGAGGTGTTGGGTCTTCCATGTGGCAGTCGTTACTAACTTGTATCGCACAGTTGGCCATAGCAGAGAAACTCTATATGAACCTTTCCTTTCTTACTAGCAAAGGATTTCTAAGGAAAGAG AGTTCTGTTCGAGCAAACTTTGAGTCTCTGAGCATAGAGTTTGGTGAATTAGAGAAGAGAAACTTTGAGACTAGTAACATCAGGGGCAGTAATGCTAGATGCAGTAATGCCAAAACCAGCAATGGCAACAATGCTGGAAATGAAACGGCAAATCCTGGAAGTCCAGGCAGCCCTGGTAGCCTCGGAAACCCTGGAAACCTAGGAAACCCTGGGAGCCCTGTCTCAGATGGCCTTCTGGAGCATATATGTTCACATCTTGTGCTCTTTACTAAAGCTCGACTACAGATGATTGCGTT CTATGAACGGATGGTTGGGTCGTCCATGGATCGGCTGATGAATTTTGACGAATTGCTGGCACATGTGACTGACATTAGCATGAACAACAGCAGAAATTTCCATCATCCTTTGCTGACACCTCTGAAAACAAGTTTTAC ATATGAATGTGACATCCTTATGCATCTGCTCAGAAGTCAAATTGAGATGCAGTTTTGGAGGTTTTTCCCTTCGCTCCTCCACCTCCATGATGCACACACGAAACTGAATACATGGCATGCTGTTGTACAGTCAAAAGAG ACAAAGAAATATGGTTTTGGTTCCAATTTCCTCAAAtcatctcctcttccaccattaTATCAGTGGCTGTGGCAAGCAAAAGCAGCTTTTGTGTCAAAGTATTCACTCTATTTCCATGAGACTTTGGCAGCACAGAGTTCCCCTGCGGATATGAAGGGGCTCATTTCTCGGCAGGGGCAAGCATGTGACTATGTTTCAAA AATCCAGAGCTTTCAGCGGCGGAGTGATGCTGCTAGTGTGTGTCTGGTATTTGAGGCCGCAGGAGTGGAGGACTACCAAGGTGCTGGCTACCACCATCCCCAGGAATCGTTGTCTCCACCTAAAGGACTGGATAGCTACCCAGCAATTTTTTCCTATCCTCCT ACAAAACCCTTGGATCGCTGGCCCAGTATAGTCATGAGAGTGTCAGATAGATCAAATGAATTCACCTTGATGGACCGAGTTGTTCACTTCTTTGATCAGCAG ATTGGGTCCACATATTTTCTGTGTCGAGTAGAACCAAGAATAACGATTGTTGTGATATTCGACACCAAGAAATCAGAAAAGGACAACTATATAAAGGACTTCGTGTATGACCTTGCCATGCAACTGCGTGGCAACAAAGTGTTTCAGAACCTCAAGCCAAAGTGA
- the LOC113804659 gene encoding KICSTOR subunit 2 isoform X3 has protein sequence MDILKWLRNTRTHVAEMASTHQSDHEEMVLQALMLHFTNFNFDKAKDQAEKERDMSRGVGSSMWQSLLTCIAQLAIAEKLYMNLSFLTSKGFLRKESSVRANFESLSIEFGELEKRNFETSNIRGSNARCSNAKTSNGNNAGNETANPGSPGSPGSLGNPGNLGNPGSPVSDGLLEHICSHLVLFTKARLQMIAFYERMVGSSMDRLMNFDELLAHVTDISMNNSRNFHHPLLTPLKTSFTYECDILMHLLRSQIEMQFWRFFPSLLHLHDAHTKLNTWHAVVQSKETKKYGFGSNFLKSSPLPPLYQWLWQAKAAFVSKYSLYFHETLAAQSSPADMKGLISRQGQACDYVSKIQSFQRRSDAASVCLVFEAAGVEDYQGAGYHHPQESLSPPKGLDSYPAIFSYPPTKPLDRWPSIVMRVSDRSNEFTLMDRVVHFFDQQIGSTYFLCRVEPRITIVVIFDTKKSEKDNYIKDFVYDLAMQLRGNKVFQNLKPK, from the exons ATGGATATTCTGAAATGGCTGAGAAATACGCGTACTCATG TTGCTGAAATGGCCTCCACGCACCAGTCTGACCATGAAGAGATGGTTTTGCAAGCCTTGATGCTCCATTTCACTAACTTCAACTTCGATAAGGCTAAAGATCAGGCA GAAAAGGAGCGTGACATGAGTAGAGGTGTTGGGTCTTCCATGTGGCAGTCGTTACTAACTTGTATCGCACAGTTGGCCATAGCAGAGAAACTCTATATGAACCTTTCCTTTCTTACTAGCAAAGGATTTCTAAGGAAAGAG AGTTCTGTTCGAGCAAACTTTGAGTCTCTGAGCATAGAGTTTGGTGAATTAGAGAAGAGAAACTTTGAGACTAGTAACATCAGGGGCAGTAATGCTAGATGCAGTAATGCCAAAACCAGCAATGGCAACAATGCTGGAAATGAAACGGCAAATCCTGGAAGTCCAGGCAGCCCTGGTAGCCTCGGAAACCCTGGAAACCTAGGAAACCCTGGGAGCCCTGTCTCAGATGGCCTTCTGGAGCATATATGTTCACATCTTGTGCTCTTTACTAAAGCTCGACTACAGATGATTGCGTT CTATGAACGGATGGTTGGGTCGTCCATGGATCGGCTGATGAATTTTGACGAATTGCTGGCACATGTGACTGACATTAGCATGAACAACAGCAGAAATTTCCATCATCCTTTGCTGACACCTCTGAAAACAAGTTTTAC ATATGAATGTGACATCCTTATGCATCTGCTCAGAAGTCAAATTGAGATGCAGTTTTGGAGGTTTTTCCCTTCGCTCCTCCACCTCCATGATGCACACACGAAACTGAATACATGGCATGCTGTTGTACAGTCAAAAGAG ACAAAGAAATATGGTTTTGGTTCCAATTTCCTCAAAtcatctcctcttccaccattaTATCAGTGGCTGTGGCAAGCAAAAGCAGCTTTTGTGTCAAAGTATTCACTCTATTTCCATGAGACTTTGGCAGCACAGAGTTCCCCTGCGGATATGAAGGGGCTCATTTCTCGGCAGGGGCAAGCATGTGACTATGTTTCAAA AATCCAGAGCTTTCAGCGGCGGAGTGATGCTGCTAGTGTGTGTCTGGTATTTGAGGCCGCAGGAGTGGAGGACTACCAAGGTGCTGGCTACCACCATCCCCAGGAATCGTTGTCTCCACCTAAAGGACTGGATAGCTACCCAGCAATTTTTTCCTATCCTCCT ACAAAACCCTTGGATCGCTGGCCCAGTATAGTCATGAGAGTGTCAGATAGATCAAATGAATTCACCTTGATGGACCGAGTTGTTCACTTCTTTGATCAGCAG ATTGGGTCCACATATTTTCTGTGTCGAGTAGAACCAAGAATAACGATTGTTGTGATATTCGACACCAAGAAATCAGAAAAGGACAACTATATAAAGGACTTCGTGTATGACCTTGCCATGCAACTGCGTGGCAACAAAGTGTTTCAGAACCTCAAGCCAAAGTGA
- the LOC113804659 gene encoding KICSTOR subunit 2 isoform X2 produces MCSILPWKCEVKEVAEMASTHQSDHEEMVLQALMLHFTNFNFDKAKDQAEKERDMSRGVGSSMWQSLLTCIAQLAIAEKLYMNLSFLTSKGFLRKESSVRANFESLSIEFGELEKRNFETSNIRGSNARCSNAKTSNGNNAGNETANPGSPGSPGSLGNPGNLGNPGSPVSDGLLEHICSHLVLFTKARLQMIAFYERMVGSSMDRLMNFDELLAHVTDISMNNSRNFHHPLLTPLKTSFTYECDILMHLLRSQIEMQFWRFFPSLLHLHDAHTKLNTWHAVVQSKETKKYGFGSNFLKSSPLPPLYQWLWQAKAAFVSKYSLYFHETLAAQSSPADMKGLISRQGQACDYVSKIQSFQRRSDAASVCLVFEAAGVEDYQGAGYHHPQESLSPPKGLDSYPAIFSYPPTKPLDRWPSIVMRVSDRSNEFTLMDRVVHFFDQQIGSTYFLCRVEPRITIVVIFDTKKSEKDNYIKDFVYDLAMQLRGNKVFQNLKPK; encoded by the exons atgTGCAGTATTTTGCCCTGGAAatgcgaggtcaaag AAGTTGCTGAAATGGCCTCCACGCACCAGTCTGACCATGAAGAGATGGTTTTGCAAGCCTTGATGCTCCATTTCACTAACTTCAACTTCGATAAGGCTAAAGATCAGGCA GAAAAGGAGCGTGACATGAGTAGAGGTGTTGGGTCTTCCATGTGGCAGTCGTTACTAACTTGTATCGCACAGTTGGCCATAGCAGAGAAACTCTATATGAACCTTTCCTTTCTTACTAGCAAAGGATTTCTAAGGAAAGAG AGTTCTGTTCGAGCAAACTTTGAGTCTCTGAGCATAGAGTTTGGTGAATTAGAGAAGAGAAACTTTGAGACTAGTAACATCAGGGGCAGTAATGCTAGATGCAGTAATGCCAAAACCAGCAATGGCAACAATGCTGGAAATGAAACGGCAAATCCTGGAAGTCCAGGCAGCCCTGGTAGCCTCGGAAACCCTGGAAACCTAGGAAACCCTGGGAGCCCTGTCTCAGATGGCCTTCTGGAGCATATATGTTCACATCTTGTGCTCTTTACTAAAGCTCGACTACAGATGATTGCGTT CTATGAACGGATGGTTGGGTCGTCCATGGATCGGCTGATGAATTTTGACGAATTGCTGGCACATGTGACTGACATTAGCATGAACAACAGCAGAAATTTCCATCATCCTTTGCTGACACCTCTGAAAACAAGTTTTAC ATATGAATGTGACATCCTTATGCATCTGCTCAGAAGTCAAATTGAGATGCAGTTTTGGAGGTTTTTCCCTTCGCTCCTCCACCTCCATGATGCACACACGAAACTGAATACATGGCATGCTGTTGTACAGTCAAAAGAG ACAAAGAAATATGGTTTTGGTTCCAATTTCCTCAAAtcatctcctcttccaccattaTATCAGTGGCTGTGGCAAGCAAAAGCAGCTTTTGTGTCAAAGTATTCACTCTATTTCCATGAGACTTTGGCAGCACAGAGTTCCCCTGCGGATATGAAGGGGCTCATTTCTCGGCAGGGGCAAGCATGTGACTATGTTTCAAA AATCCAGAGCTTTCAGCGGCGGAGTGATGCTGCTAGTGTGTGTCTGGTATTTGAGGCCGCAGGAGTGGAGGACTACCAAGGTGCTGGCTACCACCATCCCCAGGAATCGTTGTCTCCACCTAAAGGACTGGATAGCTACCCAGCAATTTTTTCCTATCCTCCT ACAAAACCCTTGGATCGCTGGCCCAGTATAGTCATGAGAGTGTCAGATAGATCAAATGAATTCACCTTGATGGACCGAGTTGTTCACTTCTTTGATCAGCAG ATTGGGTCCACATATTTTCTGTGTCGAGTAGAACCAAGAATAACGATTGTTGTGATATTCGACACCAAGAAATCAGAAAAGGACAACTATATAAAGGACTTCGTGTATGACCTTGCCATGCAACTGCGTGGCAACAAAGTGTTTCAGAACCTCAAGCCAAAGTGA
- the LOC113804659 gene encoding KICSTOR subunit 2 isoform X4: protein MASTHQSDHEEMVLQALMLHFTNFNFDKAKDQAEKERDMSRGVGSSMWQSLLTCIAQLAIAEKLYMNLSFLTSKGFLRKESSVRANFESLSIEFGELEKRNFETSNIRGSNARCSNAKTSNGNNAGNETANPGSPGSPGSLGNPGNLGNPGSPVSDGLLEHICSHLVLFTKARLQMIAFYERMVGSSMDRLMNFDELLAHVTDISMNNSRNFHHPLLTPLKTSFTYECDILMHLLRSQIEMQFWRFFPSLLHLHDAHTKLNTWHAVVQSKETKKYGFGSNFLKSSPLPPLYQWLWQAKAAFVSKYSLYFHETLAAQSSPADMKGLISRQGQACDYVSKIQSFQRRSDAASVCLVFEAAGVEDYQGAGYHHPQESLSPPKGLDSYPAIFSYPPTKPLDRWPSIVMRVSDRSNEFTLMDRVVHFFDQQIGSTYFLCRVEPRITIVVIFDTKKSEKDNYIKDFVYDLAMQLRGNKVFQNLKPK, encoded by the exons ATGGCCTCCACGCACCAGTCTGACCATGAAGAGATGGTTTTGCAAGCCTTGATGCTCCATTTCACTAACTTCAACTTCGATAAGGCTAAAGATCAGGCA GAAAAGGAGCGTGACATGAGTAGAGGTGTTGGGTCTTCCATGTGGCAGTCGTTACTAACTTGTATCGCACAGTTGGCCATAGCAGAGAAACTCTATATGAACCTTTCCTTTCTTACTAGCAAAGGATTTCTAAGGAAAGAG AGTTCTGTTCGAGCAAACTTTGAGTCTCTGAGCATAGAGTTTGGTGAATTAGAGAAGAGAAACTTTGAGACTAGTAACATCAGGGGCAGTAATGCTAGATGCAGTAATGCCAAAACCAGCAATGGCAACAATGCTGGAAATGAAACGGCAAATCCTGGAAGTCCAGGCAGCCCTGGTAGCCTCGGAAACCCTGGAAACCTAGGAAACCCTGGGAGCCCTGTCTCAGATGGCCTTCTGGAGCATATATGTTCACATCTTGTGCTCTTTACTAAAGCTCGACTACAGATGATTGCGTT CTATGAACGGATGGTTGGGTCGTCCATGGATCGGCTGATGAATTTTGACGAATTGCTGGCACATGTGACTGACATTAGCATGAACAACAGCAGAAATTTCCATCATCCTTTGCTGACACCTCTGAAAACAAGTTTTAC ATATGAATGTGACATCCTTATGCATCTGCTCAGAAGTCAAATTGAGATGCAGTTTTGGAGGTTTTTCCCTTCGCTCCTCCACCTCCATGATGCACACACGAAACTGAATACATGGCATGCTGTTGTACAGTCAAAAGAG ACAAAGAAATATGGTTTTGGTTCCAATTTCCTCAAAtcatctcctcttccaccattaTATCAGTGGCTGTGGCAAGCAAAAGCAGCTTTTGTGTCAAAGTATTCACTCTATTTCCATGAGACTTTGGCAGCACAGAGTTCCCCTGCGGATATGAAGGGGCTCATTTCTCGGCAGGGGCAAGCATGTGACTATGTTTCAAA AATCCAGAGCTTTCAGCGGCGGAGTGATGCTGCTAGTGTGTGTCTGGTATTTGAGGCCGCAGGAGTGGAGGACTACCAAGGTGCTGGCTACCACCATCCCCAGGAATCGTTGTCTCCACCTAAAGGACTGGATAGCTACCCAGCAATTTTTTCCTATCCTCCT ACAAAACCCTTGGATCGCTGGCCCAGTATAGTCATGAGAGTGTCAGATAGATCAAATGAATTCACCTTGATGGACCGAGTTGTTCACTTCTTTGATCAGCAG ATTGGGTCCACATATTTTCTGTGTCGAGTAGAACCAAGAATAACGATTGTTGTGATATTCGACACCAAGAAATCAGAAAAGGACAACTATATAAAGGACTTCGTGTATGACCTTGCCATGCAACTGCGTGGCAACAAAGTGTTTCAGAACCTCAAGCCAAAGTGA